The Nomascus leucogenys isolate Asia chromosome 16, Asia_NLE_v1, whole genome shotgun sequence genome includes a region encoding these proteins:
- the EEF1D gene encoding elongation factor 1-delta has protein sequence MRSGKASCTLETVWEDKHKYEEAERRFYEHEATQAAASAQQLPAEGPAVNGPGQDDPEDTDEAEAPDGGSRSDPRKSQDSRKPLQKKRKCSPKSGLGPADLALLGLSAERVWLDKSLFDQAESSYRQKLADVAAQAARPPALAPWGLCTHGSQVACHHVTWGIWVNKSSFDQAERAFVEWSQALLLAPEGSRRQGTPNTGQQVAVPDLAHQPSPPVNGQPPLGSLQALVREVWLEKPRYDAAERGFYE, from the coding sequence ATGAGGAGCGGGAAGGCCTCCTGCACCCTGGAGACCGTGTGGGAAGACAAGCACAAGTATGAGGAGGCCGAGCGGCGCTTCTACGAGCACGAGGCCACGCAGGCGGCCGCCTCCGCCCAGCAGCTGCCAGCCGAGGGGCCAGCCGTGAATGGGCCCGGCCAGGACGACCCCGAGGACACTGATGAGGCAGAGGCCCCTGACGGCGGCAGCAGGAGTGATCCCAGGAAGAGCCAGGACAGCAGGAAGCCCCtgcagaaaaagaggaagtgCTCCCCCAAGAGCGGGCTGGGCCCCGCGGACCTGGCCCTCCTGGGCCTCTCGGCCGAACGCGTGTGGCTGGACAAGTCCCTTTTCGACCAGGCAGAGAGCTCCTACCGCCAGAAGCTGGCAGATGTGGCTGCCCAGGCAGCCcggcctcctgccttggccccttgGGGTCTCTGCACCCACGGAAGCCAGGTGGCCTGCCACCACGTGACCTGGGGGATCTGGGTCAACAAGTCCTCCTTCGACCAGGCTGAGCGGGCCTTCGTGGAGTGGTCTCAGGCCCTGTTGCTGGCCCCCGAGGGCAGCCGCAGGCAGGGGACTCCCAACACAGGCCAGCAGGTGGCCGTCCCCGACCTGGCCCACCAGCCCAGCCCACCGGTCAATGGCCAGCCCCCGCTGGGCAGCCTGCAGGCACTGGTTCGGGAGGTGTGGCTGGAGAAGCCCCGGTATGATGCAGCCGAGAGGGGCTTCTACGAG